One Marinibacterium anthonyi genomic region harbors:
- the glyA1_1 gene encoding Serine hydroxymethyltransferase 1: MAFGAASRPSFRDHGAQVIQNARAPVDVVMVGGQGIVSGGTDRHRVLVDPYPKGVTRKLADIALIAWG, from the coding sequence TTGGCCTTCGGCGCGGCGTCGCGGCCGTCGTTCAGGGACCACGGTGCGCAGGTGATCCAGAACGCGCGCGCGCCGGTCGATGTTGTGATGGTCGGCGGCCAGGGGATCGTGTCGGGCGGGACCGACCGCCACAGGGTTCTGGTCGATCCATACCCCAAGGGCGTGACCCGCAAGTTGGCCGACATCGCGCTGATCGCGTGGGGCTGA
- the glyA gene encoding Serine hydroxymethyltransferase: MFSYLNKTLRRPRGGVIPTNDKAPARKPNSTVFPGNRG, encoded by the coding sequence ATGTTCAGTTACCTGAACAAGACCCTGCGCCGACCGCGCGGCGGGGTGATCCCGACCAATGACAAGGCCCCGGCCAGGAAGCCGAATTCGACCGTCTTCCCCGGCAACCGGGGCTGA